The Lacipirellula parvula genome window below encodes:
- a CDS encoding DoxX family protein, with translation MAHPHHDEPKPAPVRPAVYLPTGLVIALIVLRLATGWHFYREGTKKLAYNPETGQTTLVFSSEPMLRMAVGPAAKMIKETLPNVYDWEKHLAVPRQARPSTEDELTARAKWEADYASRRKAALAKKQPAPIEFPPHSPYYDWADRIEDGWRSAHDQFVIIPGLSDDQRAAAAAALDYRHQQLADYLESQTDAIAEWEHELYRLEQMKNEAGSVSLPFLGTRISEKSAETKAASGAWIAEVRSIEDGYKGDLRQIITVEQAEDPATSKLVDEALVDEDARKLHQLNVAVTALIIGTGVCLLLGLFTRVAAVAGIAFLLSVIATQPPWVAGSNNPVFYFQLVEIAAFAVIFASSAGRYAGLDYFISRITGKCCSRKESV, from the coding sequence ATGGCCCATCCCCATCATGATGAACCGAAGCCGGCCCCAGTACGCCCCGCGGTGTACTTGCCAACCGGCCTCGTCATCGCCCTGATCGTCCTTCGCTTGGCCACCGGCTGGCACTTCTACCGCGAAGGGACGAAGAAACTCGCCTACAACCCGGAAACCGGGCAGACGACGCTCGTCTTCTCATCCGAGCCAATGTTGCGGATGGCCGTCGGCCCCGCGGCGAAGATGATCAAGGAAACGCTCCCCAACGTCTACGACTGGGAAAAGCACCTCGCTGTTCCGCGGCAGGCCCGTCCCTCGACCGAGGACGAACTGACCGCCCGCGCGAAATGGGAGGCTGACTATGCCTCTCGCCGCAAAGCCGCCCTCGCCAAGAAGCAACCGGCGCCGATCGAGTTTCCCCCCCACTCGCCCTACTATGACTGGGCCGATCGGATTGAGGATGGTTGGCGCAGCGCGCACGACCAGTTCGTAATCATCCCCGGCCTCTCAGACGATCAGCGGGCCGCCGCGGCCGCTGCCCTCGACTACCGTCATCAGCAGTTGGCTGATTACCTTGAATCGCAAACCGACGCGATCGCGGAGTGGGAGCACGAGCTCTACCGGCTCGAGCAAATGAAAAACGAAGCCGGCTCGGTGAGCCTGCCGTTCCTGGGAACTCGCATCAGCGAGAAATCGGCCGAGACGAAAGCCGCCAGCGGCGCTTGGATTGCCGAGGTTCGTTCGATCGAAGACGGCTACAAGGGCGACCTTCGCCAAATCATCACCGTCGAACAAGCGGAAGATCCCGCCACTTCGAAACTTGTCGACGAAGCCCTCGTCGACGAGGACGCGCGTAAACTTCACCAGCTCAATGTCGCGGTCACCGCACTGATCATCGGCACGGGCGTCTGCCTCCTTCTGGGACTCTTCACGCGAGTCGCAGCGGTGGCGGGCATCGCCTTCTTGCTTTCGGTTATCGCCACGCAACCGCCGTGGGTCGCCGGAAGTAACAACCCCGTGTTTTATTTCCAGCTCGTCGAGATCGCCGCGTTCGCCGTCATCTTCGCCTCCTCGGCAGGACGCTACGCGGGTCTCGATTATTTCATCAGCCGCATCACCGGTAAGTGCTGCAGCCGCAAGGAGTCTGT